Sequence from the Planctomycetota bacterium genome:
ACTTCCATCCCCGTCACTTTTCCGCCATGTCCCGTCGCGTTGTCATCACCGGTCTCGGCGTCATCACCTCCATGGGCGAGAGTGTGGACGCCATGTGGAAGAACCTCGTCGCCGGCACCTCCGGCATCGGGCCGATCAAGCGCTGGGACACCTCCGAGTTTCCCGTGAAGTTTGGTGGCGAATGCACTGACTTTGACCCGACCAACCACGGCATCGATGGTCGCGAGGCCAAGCGACTCGACCGTTTCGCGCTGTTCGGCATCGCCGCCGGTGAGCAGGCGTGGAAAGACGCCGGCCTGGCTGAGGCGTCGGTCGACGTCAAGCGGGCCGGTGTGCTGATCGGATCCGGCATCGGTGGGATCGAGACGCTCCAGGAGCAATGCACGATCCTCAACACCAAGGGCTACAAAAGGCTCAGCCCGTTCACGGTGCCGCGCCTCATGGGCAATGCCGCAAGCGGTAACCTCTCCATTCGCCTTGGTCTGATGGGCCCCAACACCGCCGTCGCAACCGCCTGTGCGACGGGTGCGAACGCGATCGGCGACGCGATGAAGGTGATCCAGCGCGACGCGGCCGACGTGATGATCGCCGGCGGCTCCGAGGCCGCGATGTGCGAGCTCGGGCTCGGCAGCTTCGTCGCCGCTCGCGCGCTCTCGACCCGCAACGACGAGCCGACCAAAGCGTCGCGTCCCTGGGACGTCGGACGCGACGGCTTCGTCGAAGGCGAAGGGGCCGGCGTGGTTGTTCTCGAGGAGTACGAACACGCCAAGAAACGTGGTGCCCGCATCTACGCCGAACTCGTGGGCTACGGCCTCACCGCCGACGCTCACCACATCACCGCACCCCACGAGACCGGCGAAGGCGCGAGCTTCGCGATGAACACCGCGCTCGCCGATGCCCGGATCGAGCCGGAGAAGATCGACTACATCAACGCCCACGGCACCAGCACGCCGCTCGGCGATGCGGCCGAGACGTTGGCCGTGAAGCGATCCTTCGGCGACCACGCCAAGAAGCTTGCCATCAGCTCCACCAAGTCGATGCTCGGCCACCTGCTCGGTGCGGCCGGCAGCGTCGAAGCGGTCATTTCAGTCCTTGCACTTCGTGATCAGACGATCCCGCCGACGATCAACCTCGACGAGCCGGACGTGGAGAAGGGCTGCGATCTCGACTACACGCCGCACACCGCCGTCGAGCGGAAGATGACCTACGCCATGAGCAACGGCTTCGGCTTCGGCGGCCACAACGCGACGCTGATTTTCAAGAAGCCGGACTGACGCGACCGATAAATCATCGGCGTGCCCGTTCTCTCCAACAAGTCGGCCTCGAACATCGACCTGCGTCGCGTCCTCGACATCGAGGTGCCCTTGATCGTCAAGCTCGCCGAACGCAAGCTCGACGTGAAGGAAGTCCTCCGCCTGAACATCGGCACCATCATCGAGTTCGAGAAAGACAGCGAAGCGTCGTTGCAGCTGCTCGTGAACAACCGCCAGATCGGCGAGGGCGAAGCGGTAAAGGTAAGCGAGAACTTCGGCCTGCGCGTCACCAAAATCGCCAGCAAGCAGGATCGGGCGGAGGCGTTGACGGGGCAGTGAGCAGACTGCGTTGCAGAGCAACGCAGCTTGGCGCGATCCAATGGATGTGCCGGATCTCGCGTAGCTGCGTTGCTCCGCAACGCGGTTACCGCAGCGACATAGCGAGTGCGAGCGCTTCTTCTCTAGTCGACACGCGCTCTTCCAACTGCGCGTCGTACACCGCCTCGAGTACACACGAAAACGCCGGCCCCGGCTCCCAACCGGCCGCGATCAGATCGCCGCCGGTGAGTAGCGGTTCCGGCCCGATCGGCATTGACTTTGCGGCTTCGACCGCTTCGGGCAAGGCGGCTGATCGAGATTGAGCGAATGCCTCCGTGTCCGAGCAGGCCGGGTCCGCAACGAATCGCCGTGCCGTCGCGAGCGAACCATCATCTCGCAATCGATCGAACCAGTGCATCACCGCGACCATGCGATCCGCCTCGACGTTACTGATCTTCATGTTCGATCGGCACACGCTGACATCACTGGTCAACATCGCCAACGAACCGCCAAACGATGCGCCTCGGACGAAGCCGAGGGATGAGCGCAGCGAATCCCCGGGCCCTGATCGAAACACGACCGACAGCAAGTCGGACGTCGTCAACAGCGCCACCGCGCGTTCCGCGTCGTCGCCCGTCAGCATCCGCCGCATTTCGTCGCCGACGCGTTCGGGGGCGATAAGCTTGAGCTTGTCGGCGTTGGCCACGATTGCCGTCCGAGTCGCCGGCTCTATCTCGAGGCCGAAGCGTGCGGCGAAGCGCACGGCGCGAAGCAAGCGTAGGTGATCCTCCGCAAACCGCTCGGCCGGATCGCCGATGGCGCGGAGCACCTTCGCTTTCAGGTCCGCCTGGCCGCCGACATGGTCGTGGATGACCTCGTCGATCGGGTCGAAGAACAGGCCGTTGATCGTGAAGTCGCGGCGCTTGGCGTCTTCCTCGGCGGTGGTGAACTCGACCGCGTCGGGGCGTCGGCCGTCGGTGTAGTTGCCGTCGTTGCGAAAGGTGGCGACTTCCGTTTGCACGCCGTCGAGGCGGACGAGGATGACGCCAAAGTGCTCGCCGACGGCCTGCGTGCGCGGGAACAGCTCACGAACTCTCGAAGGCGGGGCATCGGTCGCGACGTCATAGTCCTTCGGGTCGAGCCCGAGCAGCTCATCGCGCACGCAACCCCCGGCGAAGTACGCCACATGTCCGGCGTTTCGCAACGTCCGCACGATCTGCTTCGCGATGTCACGCTCTGCACTCACGGTGTCGACCCCCCGGGTCTTCCAATGTAGGTCAACGCCATCGAGCCGTAGTCCTTGAGCCCCAACACGGGCAGGTTGCCGACGTCCGGCGTGTCGCGTGCGTCGTGCCGGAAATGGATCTCGCCGTCGTTACTCAGTTGCGGTGCGAGTACTTCGAGCAGTCGCCGCAGGCGGTCGGCGTCGCCGGTCACCATCGGGTAGGGCGGGTCGAAGAACACCAGGTCGGCCGGTCGCGGGAGTCGGTGGGTCGCGAAGTGGGCGAACACGTCGGCGTCGACGATCGTGCTGCGGTCGTCGGCGTCGATGGCGGCGATGTTCTCACGCAGGCGCTTCACCGCCGAACGGTCCCGCTC
This genomic interval carries:
- the fabF gene encoding beta-ketoacyl-ACP synthase II; the encoded protein is MSRRVVITGLGVITSMGESVDAMWKNLVAGTSGIGPIKRWDTSEFPVKFGGECTDFDPTNHGIDGREAKRLDRFALFGIAAGEQAWKDAGLAEASVDVKRAGVLIGSGIGGIETLQEQCTILNTKGYKRLSPFTVPRLMGNAASGNLSIRLGLMGPNTAVATACATGANAIGDAMKVIQRDAADVMIAGGSEAAMCELGLGSFVAARALSTRNDEPTKASRPWDVGRDGFVEGEGAGVVVLEEYEHAKKRGARIYAELVGYGLTADAHHITAPHETGEGASFAMNTALADARIEPEKIDYINAHGTSTPLGDAAETLAVKRSFGDHAKKLAISSTKSMLGHLLGAAGSVEAVISVLALRDQTIPPTINLDEPDVEKGCDLDYTPHTAVERKMTYAMSNGFGFGGHNATLIFKKPD
- a CDS encoding FliM/FliN family flagellar motor switch protein; amino-acid sequence: MPVLSNKSASNIDLRRVLDIEVPLIVKLAERKLDVKEVLRLNIGTIIEFEKDSEASLQLLVNNRQIGEGEAVKVSENFGLRVTKIASKQDRAEALTGQ
- a CDS encoding CCA tRNA nucleotidyltransferase; translated protein: MSAERDIAKQIVRTLRNAGHVAYFAGGCVRDELLGLDPKDYDVATDAPPSRVRELFPRTQAVGEHFGVILVRLDGVQTEVATFRNDGNYTDGRRPDAVEFTTAEEDAKRRDFTINGLFFDPIDEVIHDHVGGQADLKAKVLRAIGDPAERFAEDHLRLLRAVRFAARFGLEIEPATRTAIVANADKLKLIAPERVGDEMRRMLTGDDAERAVALLTTSDLLSVVFRSGPGDSLRSSLGFVRGASFGGSLAMLTSDVSVCRSNMKISNVEADRMVAVMHWFDRLRDDGSLATARRFVADPACSDTEAFAQSRSAALPEAVEAAKSMPIGPEPLLTGGDLIAAGWEPGPAFSCVLEAVYDAQLEERVSTREEALALAMSLR
- the rsmD gene encoding 16S rRNA (guanine(966)-N(2))-methyltransferase RsmD, which encodes MRIIAGEHRGRRLLGPATDATRPITDRIKQRIFDRLDAAGQIAHAEVLDVFAGTGSFGLEALSRGASHVHFFERDRSAVKRLRENIAAIDADDRSTIVDADVFAHFATHRLPRPADLVFFDPPYPMVTGDADRLRRLLEVLAPQLSNDGEIHFRHDARDTPDVGNLPVLGLKDYGSMALTYIGRPGGSTP